The Buchnera aphidicola (Takecallis arundicolens) genome has a window encoding:
- the rpmE gene encoding 50S ribosomal protein L31, translating to MKKNIHPKYEETMVTCSCGNTINIFSTLNISTLHIDICSQCHPFYTGKQRNVSHGGRIERFNKRFF from the coding sequence ATGAAAAAAAATATTCATCCTAAATATGAAGAAACTATGGTTACTTGCTCTTGTGGTAATACTATTAATATATTTTCTACTTTAAATATAAGTACTTTACATATTGACATATGTTCGCAATGTCATCCATTTTATACTGGAAAACAAAGAAATGTGTCTCATGGAGGTCGTATTGAACGTTTTAATAAGAGATTTTTTTAA
- a CDS encoding FAD-binding oxidoreductase, producing the protein MTQWINAKVIKVKKWTERLFSIILNAPIQEFYAGQFAKLAIKTPENKYIKRVYSYVNAPYDKNLEFFITLIPNGVMSNQLYHLTTGEEILISKTASGFFTIKEIPTCNTLWMMATGTAIGPFCSILQEGSGLEKFKKIILIYAVKYAHELVYLPLIKNLQKKYNNKLLIQTITSQEQHTNSLTGRIPALINQHILEKTVGYEICPKTSHIMLCGNPNMVKDTQSILIKKRNLKKHLRRISGHISSENYW; encoded by the coding sequence ATGACTCAATGGATCAATGCTAAAGTAATAAAAGTAAAAAAATGGACAGAAAGGTTATTTTCAATAATTTTAAATGCACCAATACAAGAATTTTATGCTGGACAATTTGCAAAACTTGCAATAAAAACCCCTGAGAATAAATATATCAAAAGAGTATATTCATACGTGAATGCTCCATATGATAAAAACTTAGAATTTTTTATAACACTCATACCTAATGGAGTTATGTCAAACCAATTATATCATTTAACCACAGGCGAAGAAATATTAATTTCTAAAACAGCATCAGGTTTCTTTACAATTAAAGAAATTCCAACATGTAACACACTCTGGATGATGGCAACTGGAACAGCTATAGGTCCATTCTGTTCAATTTTACAAGAGGGATCTGGATTAGAAAAATTTAAAAAAATTATCCTAATATACGCTGTAAAATATGCACATGAATTAGTATACCTACCATTAATAAAAAACCTACAAAAAAAATATAATAATAAATTATTGATACAAACAATTACTAGTCAAGAACAACATACAAACTCATTAACTGGTCGAATTCCTGCATTAATAAACCAACACATACTAGAGAAAACCGTGGGTTATGAAATCTGTCCAAAGACATCGCATATTATGTTATGCGGTAACCCAAATATGGTAAAAGATACACAATCTATACTAATAAAAAAACGTAACTTAAAAAAACATTTACGTAGAATATCAGGACACATTAGCAGTGAAAATTATTGGTAA
- the hslU gene encoding ATP-dependent protease ATPase subunit HslU codes for MPTITPQKIVKELDKFIVGQKKAKRAVAVALRNRWRRMQLPHNLQNEITPKNILMIGPTGVGKTEIARRLAKLAHAPFIKVEATKFTEVGYVGKEVDSIIRDLIETAIKIIKIKKNKQNKYQAKKIAEKKILDILVPTFQENKENNTTTKPTTTIQMFHKKLKSGELDNKEIEINITNNPMGVEIMAPPGMEELTSQLQSLFKNLNNRKKTKKKVKIKDAMKLLCEEEAAKLLNLEEIKNEAITSVEQNGIVFIDELDKICKKRGTTGLDVSREGVQRDLLPLIEGCTVSTKYGTIKTDHILFITSGAFQVSSPSDLIPELQGRLPIRVNLHSLNIQDFEKILTEPKTALITQYIALMKTEGVNIKFTKDGIYKIAEASWKVNTVMENIGARRLYTVLERLMEDISFMANETKDQVIIINAEYVSKHLDQLIFNEDLNRFIL; via the coding sequence ATGCCAACTATCACTCCTCAAAAAATTGTCAAAGAACTTGATAAATTTATTGTTGGACAAAAAAAAGCAAAAAGAGCAGTAGCAGTAGCGTTAAGAAATCGTTGGAGAAGAATGCAATTACCACATAACTTACAAAATGAAATTACTCCAAAAAATATTCTTATGATAGGACCAACCGGTGTAGGAAAAACTGAAATTGCTCGTAGATTAGCAAAATTAGCTCATGCTCCGTTTATTAAAGTTGAAGCAACAAAATTTACAGAAGTAGGATATGTTGGAAAAGAAGTTGATTCAATAATTCGTGATTTAATTGAAACAGCAATTAAAATAATAAAAATTAAAAAAAATAAACAAAATAAATACCAAGCAAAAAAAATAGCAGAAAAAAAAATATTAGATATTCTTGTACCAACATTTCAAGAAAACAAAGAAAATAATACAACTACAAAACCAACAACAACTATTCAAATGTTCCATAAAAAACTTAAATCAGGAGAACTAGATAATAAAGAAATTGAAATCAATATCACTAATAACCCTATGGGTGTTGAAATTATGGCACCACCAGGTATGGAAGAATTAACAAGTCAATTACAATCGTTATTTAAAAATCTTAACAATAGAAAAAAAACAAAAAAAAAAGTAAAAATTAAAGATGCTATGAAATTATTATGTGAAGAAGAAGCAGCAAAATTATTAAATCTAGAAGAAATAAAAAACGAAGCTATTACATCAGTCGAACAGAATGGTATAGTTTTTATTGACGAACTAGATAAAATTTGTAAAAAAAGAGGTACAACAGGTCTTGATGTATCACGAGAAGGTGTACAAAGAGATTTATTACCATTAATTGAAGGATGTACAGTATCAACAAAATATGGCACAATAAAAACAGATCATATTCTATTTATTACATCCGGAGCATTTCAAGTATCAAGCCCATCAGATTTAATACCAGAATTACAAGGTAGATTACCTATTCGAGTAAATTTACATTCATTAAATATTCAAGATTTTGAAAAAATATTAACTGAACCAAAAACAGCACTAATTACACAATATATTGCATTAATGAAAACAGAAGGTGTAAATATTAAATTTACAAAAGATGGAATATATAAAATTGCAGAAGCGTCATGGAAAGTAAATACAGTTATGGAAAATATAGGTGCAAGACGATTATATACTGTATTAGAAAGGTTAATGGAAGATATTTCATTCATGGCAAATGAAACTAAAGATCAAGTTATTATAATAAATGCTGAATATGTCAGTAAACATTTAGATCAATTAATATTTAACGAAGACTTAAATCGATTTATATTATAA
- the hslV gene encoding ATP-dependent protease subunit HslV, protein MTTILSIRLNNKVVIGGDGQATLGNTIMKSNVNKVRSLYNNKVISGFAGGTADSFTLFELFEKKLEMYQGQLKKSAIELAKDWRSDRILRKLEAILAVADKNTSLIITGNGDVIQPEHDIIAIGSGGAYAQAAAYALLKNSQLEARSIVKKALNIAADICIYTNHIFTIKELHSEK, encoded by the coding sequence ATGACCACAATATTAAGTATTAGACTAAATAATAAAGTAGTAATTGGTGGAGACGGTCAAGCCACCTTAGGTAATACTATCATGAAAAGTAATGTTAATAAAGTAAGATCTCTTTATAACAATAAAGTTATTTCAGGATTTGCAGGAGGTACAGCAGATTCATTTACTTTATTTGAACTTTTTGAAAAAAAACTGGAAATGTATCAAGGACAATTAAAAAAATCAGCAATAGAACTTGCTAAAGATTGGCGTAGTGATCGTATACTCAGAAAATTAGAGGCAATATTAGCTGTTGCTGATAAAAATACATCATTAATTATTACAGGAAATGGAGATGTCATACAACCAGAACATGATATCATTGCTATTGGTTCCGGGGGAGCATATGCTCAAGCAGCTGCTTATGCATTATTAAAAAATTCTCAACTAGAAGCACGAAGTATTGTTAAAAAAGCATTAAACATTGCAGCAGATATTTGTATATATACAAATCATATATTTACTATTAAAGAATTACATTCAGAAAAATAA